TGCCCGCCTtgccatatatatatgtgtacATAAGATATCTATAATTACTATAATACTATCTATCCAGATAACTGGATACTGTACTCTTACTCTCTTCGATACAACCTTATCAGTTCCCCTCCCGTGACAATGAGATACCTCATAACAGGGGCAACAGGTGGTCTCGGTGGTCATATTCTGGAATACTTCATTGCCCAAATTCCCTTTTCTGATTTCGCCgcctcatcttcaagcccTGAAAATAGATCAAGATTCGAGAGCCGAGGAGTCAATTTTCGTCACTTGGATTATGAGAATCCTACCACGCTCAACAGAGCCCTACACGACGTGGAGAATTTGCTTTTCATTAGCACGAATGCAAACGTAATCGACGTCGAAAAGGTCAAGAGACAGCACCGGAATGTTGTGGAAGCCGCCAGAAAAGCCAATGTGAAGCATGTATGTTGTCCTGCCATTCTTCGGTTGTTCTGATTAGTTACCTTGCTTTGACTAATTAACTGCACACAGGTTTGGTACACCTCCCTCCCATTCGGAGGGCTCACAAACGACTCCGAAGTCTCAGTCCAACGGGCCCACTTAGCCACTGAGAAGATGCTCAAGGAGTAAGACCGCAATCACTGCATCGCCAGACATGCCAACGCGTTGATCACCTGCTTACTTTCCGTCAGATCCGGACTTACGTTTACCTGCATCCGTGAGGGCATCTACGTTGAAGGCTTCCCACTCTTTCTCAACTGGTACCCAGAGACCACCCTTCTTACTCTACCGAGAGATGGGGAGATAGCCTTCACGAGCCGGGTGGAGCTTGCTGTATGTACAGCCCGCCTCATGATCCAGGGTGGATTCGAGAACAGGATCGTTCTCCTTACAGCTGGGGAAACGATCACGGCTAAGGAGCTAGTAAGCGTGATTAATGAAACGACGGGCCGTCGGGTCGAGCTCCGTTATGTCTCACCGGATGAATTTGTGGACGCAGGTCCGCGCAATGATAGAGGGGGAAAGTCGAGGGCGTTTTTCGAGACACTGGTTTCGCTCTGGGAGTCTGCTGCTAGCGGAGAGCTTCGGACAATGGATGGTTTGATGGCGGAGATTTTGGGTAGAGTCCCGATACCACCTCGAGATGCCGTGAGAcagctgctggtggagaatAGGGACCATACTTGGCATCAAATGTATG
The sequence above is a segment of the Aspergillus oryzae RIB40 DNA, chromosome 3 genome. Coding sequences within it:
- a CDS encoding uncharacterized protein (predicted nucleoside-diphosphate-sugar epimerases); translated protein: MTLNSTSSLTFSSPPILSARLAATPLLSAAQLVGTGHKTQILRCRSSHRILFMKEALVFQAIALVIAIVVGVSVEAPILPALPYIYVSPPVTMRYLITGATGGLGGHILEYFIAQIPFSDFAASSSSPENRSRFESRGVNFRHLDYENPTTLNRALHDVENLLFISTNANVIDVEKVKRQHRNVVEAARKANVKHVWYTSLPFGGLTNDSEVSVQRAHLATEKMLKESGLTFTCIREGIYVEGFPLFLNWYPETTLLTLPRDGEIAFTSRVELAVCTARLMIQGGFENRIVLLTAGETITAKELVSVINETTGRRVELRYVSPDEFVDAGPRNDRGGKSRAFFETLVSLWESAASGELRTMDGLMAEILGRVPIPPRDAVRQLLVENRDHTWHQITISVFLFG